The Actinopolymorpha sp. NPDC004070 genomic interval TTCCTGGACACCGGCTACCACTTCCCCGAGACGGTGGGCACGGCCGACGCCGCGTCGGTCACCATCCCGATCAACCTGGTAACGGTGCGGCCGCGCCAGACCGTCGCCGAGCAGGACGCCACCCTCGGACCCGATCTGTACCGCCGCAACCCCGAGCTGTGCTGCCAGCTTCGCAAGGTCGCCCCGCTGGAGCGGGCGCTGACCAACTACGACGCCTGGGCCACCGGGATCCGCCGGGACGAGAGCCCCACCCGGGCGAACACCCCCGTGGTCAGCTGGGACGACCGGCGCGGCAAGGTCAAGATCGCGCCGCTGGCCCGCTGGACCCAGGAGGACGTGGACCGCTACGTCGCCGACAACGGCGTCCTCACCAACCCGCTGCTGGACGACGGCTACCCGTCGGTCGGCTGCTGGCCCTGCACCCGCAGGGTCGCCGAGGGCGAGGACGCGCGTGCGGGCCGGTGGGCCGGCCGGGCGAA includes:
- a CDS encoding phosphoadenylyl-sulfate reductase, producing the protein MTLTTTATRRCRDDLESLARQAGRDLEEASAAEIVRWAADTFGDRFAVTSSMQDTALAHLVSQQVPGVDVVFLDTGYHFPETVGTADAASVTIPINLVTVRPRQTVAEQDATLGPDLYRRNPELCCQLRKVAPLERALTNYDAWATGIRRDESPTRANTPVVSWDDRRGKVKIAPLARWTQEDVDRYVADNGVLTNPLLDDGYPSVGCWPCTRRVAEGEDARAGRWAGRAKTECGIHR